The proteins below come from a single Geobacillus thermoleovorans genomic window:
- the hydA gene encoding dihydropyrimidinase, which translates to MTKLIKNGTIVTATDIYEADLLIQDGKIAVIGRNLDESGAEVIDATGCYVFPGGIDPHTHLDMPFGGTVTKDDFESGTIAAAFGGTTTIIDFCLTNKGEPLKKAIETWHNKATGKAVIDYGFHLMISEITDDVLEELPKVIEEEGITSFKVFMAYKDVFQADDGTLYRTLVAAKELGALVMVHAENGDVIDYLTKKALEDGHTDPIYHALTRPPELEGEATGRACQLTELAGSQLYVVHVSCAQAVEKIAEARNKGLNVWGETCPQYLVLDQSYLEKPNFEGAKYVWSPPLREKWHQEVLWNALKNGQLQTLGSDQCSFDFKGQKELGRGDFTKIPNGGPIIEDRVSILFSEGVKKGRITLNQFVDIVSTRIAKLFGLFPKKGTIAVGADADLVIFDPTVERVISAETHHMAVDYNPFEGMKVTGEPVSVLCRGEFVVRDKQFVGKPGYGQYVKRAKYGALMADQDVVKMS; encoded by the coding sequence ATGACAAAATTGATAAAAAATGGAACAATTGTCACCGCTACAGATATATATGAAGCCGATCTCCTCATTCAAGATGGGAAAATTGCAGTAATCGGGAGAAATTTAGATGAGAGCGGAGCGGAAGTGATTGATGCCACAGGTTGTTATGTGTTTCCAGGAGGCATTGATCCGCACACCCATTTAGATATGCCGTTTGGCGGCACTGTGACAAAAGACGACTTTGAGTCGGGGACGATTGCCGCCGCATTTGGCGGGACGACGACCATTATTGATTTTTGCTTAACGAATAAAGGTGAGCCCCTGAAAAAAGCGATTGAAACTTGGCATAACAAAGCGACGGGGAAAGCGGTGATCGATTACGGGTTCCATTTGATGATCAGTGAAATAACGGACGATGTGCTTGAAGAGCTTCCAAAAGTGATCGAAGAAGAAGGAATTACCTCCTTTAAAGTATTTATGGCGTATAAAGATGTGTTTCAAGCTGATGATGGAACCTTGTATCGGACGCTAGTCGCGGCAAAAGAACTCGGAGCGCTTGTCATGGTGCATGCCGAGAATGGAGACGTGATTGACTATTTAACGAAAAAAGCCTTGGAGGACGGGCATACTGATCCGATTTATCATGCATTAACGAGACCTCCAGAGCTAGAAGGAGAAGCGACGGGGCGCGCCTGTCAATTGACAGAACTCGCTGGTTCGCAATTGTACGTCGTTCATGTATCGTGTGCTCAAGCGGTAGAGAAAATTGCTGAAGCGCGCAATAAGGGGTTGAATGTATGGGGCGAAACTTGTCCCCAGTATCTGGTGCTCGATCAGTCCTATTTAGAAAAGCCGAATTTTGAAGGTGCTAAATATGTATGGTCACCGCCGCTTCGTGAGAAATGGCATCAAGAAGTGCTATGGAATGCCTTGAAAAACGGCCAGCTGCAAACGCTCGGATCTGACCAATGCTCATTTGATTTTAAAGGCCAAAAAGAATTAGGAAGGGGAGATTTTACCAAAATCCCAAATGGTGGTCCTATTATTGAGGATCGGGTGAGTATTCTTTTCAGTGAAGGAGTGAAAAAAGGGAGAATTACCCTCAACCAGTTTGTTGATATTGTATCAACAAGAATCGCCAAATTGTTTGGTCTATTCCCGAAGAAAGGAACCATTGCCGTCGGTGCGGATGCGGATTTAGTCATTTTTGATCCAACGGTTGAACGGGTGATTTCAGCCGAAACACACCATATGGCTGTGGATTATAATCCGTTTGAAGGGATGAAAGTAACAGGGGAACCTGTGTCGGTTTTATGTAGAGGAGAATTTGTGGTACGTGATAAACAATTTGTCGGGAAACCGGGGTACGGCCAATATGTTAAACGCGCGAAATATGGGGCGCTAATGGCCGACCAAGATGTGGTGAAAATGTCCTAA
- a CDS encoding site-specific DNA-methyltransferase: MANVGGRRKPAADARLEAIKKLFPEAVVDGGIDWELLKKVFGGHERQEAYEFTWPGKAEARRLAELPASGVLRPDQAASKQWETTNNWYIEGDNLEALKLLRTSHAGTIQMIYIDPPYNTGKVLTYKDNWRKGKAVVPSGIQEEARAHAGWLNMMYPRLWVARELLAETGAIFISIDDTEQANLRKMCDEIFGERNFVATFIWQRAFSPVNMNKFASRNHDFILCYAKNIDRLAWYGLPRHPEADGRYANPDNDPRGPWTSGDLSVGPPIPEKIYEIVTPSGRVVSPPNGYCWRVTKERFAELAADNRIWFGKDGNGVPRLKRFLSEVKSTVTPLTIWTHDEVSHSQEAKKELKELFDGLAVMDYPKPVKLIQRMVALTTRDDDLILDFFSGSATTAHAVMQQNAEDGGRRSFIMVQLPERLAETSEAYRVGFRTICDIGRERIRRAGEKIVYETGKTELDIGFKVFRIERTNQPAR, from the coding sequence ATGGCAAACGTCGGCGGGAGAAGGAAACCGGCAGCGGATGCAAGGCTTGAGGCGATCAAAAAGCTCTTTCCGGAAGCGGTTGTAGATGGGGGCATCGATTGGGAGTTGCTGAAGAAAGTGTTTGGCGGTCACGAACGGCAAGAAGCATATGAGTTCACGTGGCCGGGGAAGGCGGAGGCGAGGCGGCTCGCTGAGCTGCCTGCGTCCGGAGTATTGCGGCCGGATCAGGCAGCGAGCAAACAGTGGGAGACGACGAACAATTGGTATATTGAAGGAGACAATTTAGAGGCGTTAAAGCTGCTGAGAACGTCGCATGCGGGAACCATTCAAATGATTTACATCGATCCGCCGTACAATACAGGAAAAGTGCTCACGTACAAAGACAATTGGCGCAAGGGGAAAGCCGTTGTTCCTAGCGGAATCCAGGAAGAAGCGCGTGCCCATGCCGGCTGGCTCAACATGATGTACCCGCGCCTTTGGGTGGCGAGGGAGCTGTTAGCCGAGACGGGGGCCATCTTTATCTCCATTGATGATACGGAGCAGGCGAATTTGAGAAAAATGTGCGATGAAATTTTTGGCGAGCGGAATTTTGTCGCCACGTTCATTTGGCAGCGGGCGTTTTCGCCCGTGAATATGAACAAGTTCGCCTCGCGCAACCATGATTTCATTTTATGTTATGCGAAAAACATCGATCGCCTGGCTTGGTACGGCTTGCCGCGCCATCCGGAAGCGGATGGGCGGTATGCCAACCCAGACAATGACCCACGCGGTCCATGGACGTCAGGCGATTTGTCGGTGGGTCCGCCGATTCCGGAAAAGATTTATGAGATTGTGACGCCAAGCGGTCGGGTCGTTTCCCCGCCGAATGGGTATTGCTGGCGGGTGACGAAGGAGCGCTTCGCCGAGCTGGCGGCGGATAACCGCATTTGGTTTGGCAAAGACGGAAACGGGGTGCCGCGCCTGAAGCGGTTTTTAAGCGAAGTGAAGTCGACGGTGACGCCGCTTACGATTTGGACGCATGACGAGGTGTCCCATTCGCAGGAGGCGAAAAAGGAGCTGAAGGAGCTGTTCGATGGGCTCGCGGTGATGGATTACCCGAAGCCGGTGAAGCTCATTCAGCGCATGGTGGCGTTGACAACGAGGGATGATGATCTCATCCTGGACTTTTTTTCCGGCTCGGCGACAACGGCTCATGCCGTCATGCAGCAAAACGCCGAAGACGGCGGCCGGCGGTCGTTTATAATGGTGCAGCTTCCCGAACGGCTTGCGGAAACGTCCGAGGCGTATCGGGTGGGGTTTCGGACGATTTGCGACATTGGCCGCGAGCGCATCCGCCGCGCGGGGGAGAAAATCGTTTATGAAACGGGGAAGACGGAGCTTGATATCGGCTTTAAAGTGTTTCGAATTGAGAGAACCAACCAGCCCGCTCGCTAG
- the preA gene encoding NAD-dependent dihydropyrimidine dehydrogenase subunit PreA, translated as MADLSINLAGIKSPNPFWLASAPPTNSGYQVQRAFEAGWGGAVWKTLGEPILNVSSRFAAISFNGQRVMGFNNIELITDRPLEENLKEIYETKKRFPDRAVVASLMVEPKREKWHEIVKRVEDVGVDGLELNFGCPHGMAERGMGSASGQVPELVERQTYWVKEVARTPVIVKLTPNITDITATAEAAAQGGADAISLINTINSLMGVDLDTWNTIPHVAGKGAHGGYCGPAVKPIALNMVAECARHPRIRIPISGIGGISNWRDAVEFMLMGATGVQVCTAVMHHGFRIIEDMIEGLNHYLDEKGIASVMDIVGKSVSKYSDWGDLDLNYKVVARIHRERCIQCNKCYISCEDASHQCIERLVDENGKEYLKVREEDCVGCNLCSIVCPVDGAIEMVEVPSEHPPMTWNERQVALGRLSGCSVDIKSL; from the coding sequence ATGGCTGATTTAAGCATTAACTTAGCGGGAATCAAGTCCCCCAATCCATTTTGGCTCGCTTCCGCCCCTCCCACCAATTCGGGGTATCAAGTGCAAAGGGCATTTGAGGCGGGTTGGGGAGGAGCGGTATGGAAAACATTAGGGGAACCTATTTTGAATGTATCGTCCCGATTTGCGGCAATCAGTTTTAACGGACAGCGAGTCATGGGCTTTAACAATATTGAATTAATCACGGATCGTCCTCTTGAGGAAAATTTAAAGGAAATTTATGAGACGAAAAAACGTTTTCCTGACCGGGCTGTCGTTGCTTCTTTGATGGTCGAGCCCAAGCGCGAAAAATGGCATGAGATTGTGAAGCGAGTAGAAGATGTGGGCGTGGATGGGTTGGAACTCAATTTTGGCTGTCCGCATGGAATGGCGGAACGGGGGATGGGATCGGCATCAGGTCAAGTGCCAGAATTGGTCGAACGACAAACATATTGGGTCAAAGAGGTGGCACGCACCCCTGTCATTGTTAAATTAACTCCTAATATTACCGATATTACGGCGACCGCTGAAGCGGCTGCCCAAGGCGGGGCAGATGCCATCAGTTTGATCAACACAATCAATAGTCTCATGGGGGTGGACTTAGATACGTGGAATACGATTCCACATGTAGCAGGAAAGGGGGCGCACGGGGGATACTGCGGTCCAGCAGTAAAACCCATTGCTTTAAATATGGTGGCCGAATGCGCGCGACACCCGCGTATCCGCATTCCGATTTCGGGAATTGGCGGGATCTCCAATTGGAGAGATGCCGTTGAGTTTATGTTAATGGGAGCGACAGGAGTTCAAGTGTGCACGGCGGTTATGCACCATGGGTTTCGGATTATCGAGGATATGATTGAAGGGTTGAATCACTATCTTGATGAAAAAGGAATTGCTTCCGTAATGGATATTGTAGGGAAATCAGTGTCAAAGTATTCTGATTGGGGAGATTTGGACCTCAATTATAAGGTTGTGGCGCGAATTCATCGTGAGCGCTGTATTCAGTGCAATAAGTGCTACATTTCTTGTGAAGATGCTTCCCATCAATGCATTGAGCGTCTCGTAGACGAAAACGGAAAAGAATATTTAAAAGTGCGCGAAGAAGATTGTGTAGGATGCAATTTATGTTCCATCGTCTGTCCGGTTGACGGAGCGATTGAGATGGTCGAAGTGCCAAGCGAACATCCCCCGATGACATGGAATGAACGGCAAGTGGCCCTTGGCCGGCTAAGCGGTTGCAGTGTGGATATCAAATCATTATAA
- a CDS encoding nitrilase-related carbon-nitrogen hydrolase yields the protein MADQVTIGLIQASHNVHGDEPVEVHKEKAIEKHVKLVKEAKDRGAQIICLQEIFYGPYFCAEQNTKWYEAAEEIPNGPTTKMFQEIAKQLGVVIVLPIYEREGIATYYNTAAVIDADGTYLGKYRKQHIPHVGVGNEGCGFWEKFYFKPGNLGYPVFDTAFAKIGVYICYDRHFPEGARILGLKGAEIVFNPSATVAGLSEYLWKLEQPAHAVANGYYVAAINRVGYEAPWNMGEFYGQSYLVDPRGNFVAMGSRDQDEVVIGVMNKKMIREVRDIWQFYRDRRPETYSEMTALLP from the coding sequence ATGGCTGATCAAGTGACCATTGGTTTGATCCAAGCTTCTCATAATGTGCATGGGGACGAGCCGGTCGAGGTTCATAAGGAAAAGGCGATTGAAAAGCACGTCAAGCTTGTCAAGGAGGCAAAAGATCGGGGAGCACAAATCATCTGTTTGCAAGAGATTTTCTATGGCCCGTATTTCTGCGCCGAGCAAAATACAAAATGGTATGAGGCGGCGGAAGAAATTCCAAATGGTCCGACGACCAAAATGTTTCAGGAAATAGCAAAACAGCTGGGGGTAGTGATCGTTCTACCGATTTATGAAAGGGAAGGAATTGCTACTTACTATAATACGGCAGCTGTCATTGATGCCGATGGAACCTACTTAGGAAAGTATCGCAAACAGCATATTCCGCATGTCGGGGTAGGAAACGAGGGCTGTGGATTTTGGGAAAAATTTTATTTTAAGCCTGGAAATTTAGGCTATCCGGTATTTGATACCGCATTTGCCAAGATCGGCGTTTATATTTGTTATGACCGTCATTTCCCAGAGGGAGCGCGAATTTTAGGACTAAAAGGCGCTGAAATTGTGTTCAATCCATCCGCTACGGTAGCAGGTCTCTCCGAATATTTATGGAAACTGGAACAACCGGCTCATGCCGTTGCCAATGGCTATTACGTGGCTGCCATCAATCGGGTTGGATATGAAGCACCGTGGAACATGGGAGAGTTTTACGGGCAGTCTTACTTGGTTGATCCTAGAGGGAACTTTGTGGCCATGGGCAGCCGTGATCAAGATGAAGTGGTGATTGGCGTTATGAATAAGAAGATGATTCGGGAAGTGCGCGATATTTGGCAATTTTACCGTGATCGTCGTCCGGAAACCTATAGTGAAATGACGGCTTTACTTCCATAG
- a CDS encoding IS4 family transposase yields the protein MNKHTTLPNLMQKLVSDEEIQRIAEAVGYRDSSRTFPLRELIHFFLLAAMHQWKSFRHGADVGPLYGLPRFHYSTVSKKAKEVPYDIMKRLLALIISKCNRQTRRSLRFPKPLRVVDSTTVTVGKNRLPWAPYHGERAGVKLHVAYSPESSLPADVVETIGLRHDGPVGEQLTNAQQVLVEDRAYVKIERLDRFVEQHQLFVIRMKDNIELHQKKSLKRLSSTSSSVQADFTCQLGTKQCRSTKRHRVVIFRDANGRDIRVVTNLFHASAETIADMYQQRWTVEVFFRWVKQYLNVPTLFGTTENAVYNQLFAAFIAYVLLRWLYDQTKKQTNVSLSFISFVRRFFSGQLPLDWKSGMAAALFEYAQIYGRRMYNFG from the coding sequence ATGAACAAGCATACCACACTCCCGAATTTGATGCAAAAACTTGTTTCGGATGAAGAGATTCAACGGATTGCCGAAGCGGTTGGGTATCGTGATTCGTCTCGAACCTTTCCGTTGCGCGAGTTGATTCACTTCTTCCTGCTGGCCGCCATGCATCAATGGAAAAGCTTTCGCCACGGAGCCGATGTGGGGCCTCTGTATGGATTGCCGCGATTCCATTATTCCACAGTATCCAAGAAAGCGAAAGAAGTTCCCTATGACATCATGAAACGCTTGTTGGCGTTGATCATTTCCAAGTGCAACCGCCAAACCCGCCGTTCGCTTCGGTTTCCCAAACCGCTTCGGGTGGTGGATTCGACGACCGTCACGGTCGGGAAAAACCGCCTGCCATGGGCGCCGTATCACGGCGAACGCGCCGGAGTGAAGCTGCACGTCGCGTATTCGCCGGAATCCTCGTTGCCGGCAGACGTGGTGGAAACCATCGGACTGCGTCATGATGGCCCGGTGGGAGAACAGTTGACGAACGCTCAACAAGTGCTGGTGGAAGACCGGGCGTATGTCAAAATCGAACGCCTCGATCGATTTGTGGAGCAGCATCAGCTCTTTGTCATTCGGATGAAGGACAACATCGAACTTCATCAGAAAAAAAGCTTGAAACGCCTTTCCAGCACATCCTCATCGGTTCAAGCCGACTTCACGTGCCAGTTGGGGACGAAACAATGCCGCTCCACCAAGCGTCACCGGGTGGTGATCTTTCGAGATGCGAATGGCCGCGACATTCGGGTCGTGACGAACCTCTTCCATGCGTCTGCGGAAACCATTGCCGACATGTACCAACAACGTTGGACTGTTGAGGTCTTTTTCCGTTGGGTGAAGCAATATCTGAATGTCCCGACCTTGTTTGGCACGACGGAAAATGCGGTATACAACCAACTGTTTGCGGCGTTCATCGCGTATGTGTTGCTGCGATGGCTGTATGATCAAACCAAAAAACAGACGAACGTCTCTCTTTCCTTCATTTCGTTCGTTCGCCGTTTTTTCTCTGGGCAGCTTCCTCTCGATTGGAAATCCGGGATGGCCGCTGCTTTGTTTGAGTATGCCCAAATTTATGGAAGGCGTATGTATAATTTTGGATAA
- a CDS encoding NAD(P)-dependent oxidoreductase, with amino-acid sequence MEQSRLEKNFEEVEPGLTDREAMEEANRCLYCYDAPCIRACPTGIDIPAFIKKIASGNVKGSAKTIMLSNPVGASCARVCPTEELCEGACVLNHSTKPIMIGKLQRYATDWAIRNKEVLFQAGRKNGKTVAVVGGGPAGLSSARELARLGYEVTIFEAENQAGGLNTYGIVSFRLPQNISLWEVNQIKSLGVQIRTNTRVGKDIEVNELLENYDAVVLAVGMGKVPKLGIPGEDLDGVYDAIELIKETKTKPLTDRLVGKRVVVIGAGNTAIDAATCSVRLGAENVKILYRRTKEEMTAYEFEYEFAKQDGVEFRWLTAPKRIIGDSKGKVTHVECVRMELGEPDADGRRRPLPVEGSEFIMPVDVVIKAIGQERHIELIEAFGLEHDHGVVKVNPETYQTSNPKVFACGDVIFERGKGEAMVVVAAQQGKEAAYGIHRYLTKAVSETA; translated from the coding sequence ATGGAGCAATCACGTTTGGAAAAGAACTTTGAAGAAGTAGAGCCTGGCTTGACAGATCGAGAAGCAATGGAAGAAGCGAATCGATGTTTGTACTGTTATGACGCTCCTTGTATTCGAGCTTGTCCGACAGGGATTGATATCCCCGCTTTTATCAAAAAAATTGCTTCTGGGAATGTAAAAGGGTCAGCGAAAACCATTATGTTGTCAAACCCGGTTGGCGCCAGTTGTGCAAGAGTGTGTCCGACAGAGGAATTATGTGAAGGGGCTTGTGTTTTAAATCATTCTACAAAACCCATTATGATTGGAAAATTGCAGCGATATGCGACCGATTGGGCGATCCGAAATAAAGAAGTATTATTCCAAGCGGGACGAAAAAATGGAAAAACAGTGGCGGTTGTCGGCGGCGGCCCTGCTGGATTATCATCGGCCAGAGAACTAGCTCGTCTTGGGTATGAAGTGACCATTTTTGAAGCGGAGAACCAAGCAGGCGGGCTAAACACGTATGGCATTGTTTCTTTCCGCCTCCCTCAAAATATCTCGTTGTGGGAAGTCAATCAAATCAAAAGCTTAGGCGTGCAAATCCGCACGAATACAAGGGTTGGTAAGGATATTGAAGTAAACGAGCTCCTAGAAAATTATGATGCTGTTGTTTTAGCTGTTGGCATGGGGAAAGTGCCAAAGTTAGGAATCCCGGGAGAAGATTTGGACGGAGTATATGATGCCATTGAGTTGATTAAAGAGACGAAAACAAAACCGTTGACTGATCGGCTGGTGGGGAAAAGGGTAGTTGTGATAGGTGCGGGAAATACCGCGATTGATGCAGCTACCTGTTCGGTGCGTCTAGGAGCGGAAAATGTAAAAATTTTATATCGCCGGACGAAAGAAGAAATGACAGCTTATGAATTTGAGTATGAGTTTGCCAAACAGGATGGTGTCGAATTTCGCTGGCTAACAGCACCCAAAAGGATTATTGGCGACAGTAAGGGCAAGGTTACTCATGTTGAATGCGTTCGGATGGAATTGGGAGAACCAGACGCTGATGGCCGCCGCCGCCCTCTTCCGGTTGAGGGATCGGAATTTATTATGCCGGTTGATGTTGTCATTAAAGCCATTGGGCAAGAGCGCCATATCGAATTGATTGAAGCTTTTGGATTAGAGCATGATCATGGCGTAGTCAAGGTGAATCCTGAAACTTATCAAACGTCGAATCCGAAGGTGTTTGCTTGTGGGGATGTGATTTTTGAAAGAGGAAAAGGCGAAGCGATGGTGGTGGTGGCAGCGCAGCAAGGGAAGGAAGCAGCTTACGGGATTCATCGATATTTGACAAAGGCAGTAAGCGAAACGGCCTAA
- a CDS encoding NCS1 family nucleobase:cation symporter-1, producing the protein MKTQIEHNGIVVLTEEAAQEVSGSPLWNDDLRPTTRQEHSWKGINFATLWIGMCLCIPSYTMASGMIALGMNWWQAVGTIFLGNVIVLIPILLNSHAGTKFGIPYPVFARLWFGDKGAHIPTLARALVAAGWFGINTWIGTEAIDTLLMASFSSWGNLPGHTAIVFALFWILNISVAYRGPEGIKKLSAVAAPVVGISSIILLIWAFTNAGGWGPILETPSKFETTGEFLKVFFPSLTGVIGFWATLALNIPDFCRYAQSQKSQMVAQSLSLPITMTVFSFIGIAVTSATIVIFGQAIWDPVQLLAKFPPFVILLGTIIIVISSVTINVGANVVAPARAIENLYPKRITFGIGAIITGLFAILLQPWYIMSNFGNYIFGWLGTYAALLGPIDGIAIADYWLVRRRQLHLKELYKPNGRYNYANGFNKNGVYALIVGVVIPVLGLFIPPLRFLWDNAWTFGLFIAIGVYTYLMKNDQSVLKEGEYEQITLFDSKHNSPTEIAK; encoded by the coding sequence ATGAAAACACAAATTGAACACAATGGGATTGTGGTCTTGACGGAGGAAGCCGCACAAGAAGTCAGTGGAAGTCCTTTATGGAATGATGACTTGCGTCCGACAACAAGGCAAGAACATTCATGGAAAGGAATCAATTTTGCTACATTGTGGATTGGAATGTGTTTATGCATTCCTTCATACACCATGGCCAGCGGCATGATTGCTTTAGGAATGAACTGGTGGCAAGCTGTTGGTACCATTTTTCTGGGGAACGTGATCGTCCTTATTCCGATTTTATTAAACTCTCATGCAGGAACAAAATTCGGGATTCCTTATCCTGTGTTTGCCCGGCTTTGGTTTGGAGATAAAGGCGCCCATATTCCCACTTTAGCCCGGGCCCTTGTAGCAGCCGGATGGTTTGGAATCAATACGTGGATCGGAACAGAAGCCATTGACACATTACTCATGGCATCATTCTCTTCGTGGGGGAATTTACCGGGACATACAGCCATTGTATTTGCATTATTTTGGATCTTAAATATCAGCGTTGCTTATAGAGGCCCAGAAGGCATCAAAAAGCTAAGCGCAGTGGCTGCACCTGTTGTCGGGATTTCTTCCATCATTTTGCTCATTTGGGCATTTACGAACGCCGGAGGATGGGGACCGATTTTAGAGACTCCTTCTAAGTTCGAAACAACCGGTGAATTTTTGAAAGTCTTTTTCCCTTCTTTAACTGGCGTCATCGGCTTTTGGGCCACATTGGCATTAAACATCCCTGATTTTTGCCGATACGCACAGAGTCAGAAATCACAAATGGTCGCCCAAAGTTTATCCTTGCCTATTACAATGACTGTTTTTTCATTTATCGGAATTGCCGTAACCTCAGCAACCATTGTGATTTTTGGTCAAGCCATTTGGGATCCCGTGCAGCTGTTAGCTAAATTTCCCCCATTTGTCATTCTATTAGGGACTATTATTATTGTCATCTCTTCTGTAACTATTAATGTGGGTGCCAACGTGGTTGCCCCTGCCCGAGCGATCGAAAATTTATATCCGAAGCGAATTACATTTGGAATTGGCGCGATTATCACAGGACTATTCGCTATTTTATTGCAGCCATGGTATATTATGTCCAACTTTGGGAATTATATATTCGGCTGGCTTGGCACATACGCCGCTTTGCTTGGACCCATTGACGGCATTGCTATTGCGGACTATTGGCTCGTTCGCCGAAGACAGTTGCACTTAAAAGAACTGTACAAACCGAATGGCCGTTACAATTATGCAAATGGGTTTAACAAAAACGGAGTGTACGCACTGATTGTGGGAGTCGTTATTCCTGTACTTGGTTTATTCATACCACCACTTCGTTTTCTTTGGGACAACGCGTGGACATTTGGATTGTTCATTGCAATTGGTGTCTACACCTACTTAATGAAAAACGACCAAAGCGTATTAAAGGAAGGCGAGTATGAACAAATCACCCTTTTCGATTCAAAACATAACAGTCCGACAGAAATCGCAAAATAA
- a CDS encoding PucR family transcriptional regulator, producing the protein MKTPTLTVSDILKRKHFEHVEVVAGHNGLNRTVKWVHVVEVAKIHHLLNGKELILSTGVGWKENKELFRSFVEQLINCDASGLCIEIGMHTPSVPQEVIDLANAHHFPIILFLKEVPFVEITQDIHTYLINQHYEIISGLESYSQQLNKKLLSMDHYSEILKLLHHYSGHQVVFKINGREVEIFPKYSKTFKEEQLIVDDNAASKKRVATQPIQFLGNEYAELSIVSTGKEISEFDLLILDRTATALAQHLLRDLYVDEKKRVEENEWLKSWLEGEHPIENVFSYLAEYGAEPNPKGGTVLVVRFKSSMKQCSNLDMIYFKMLCRTIFEQQGFSTFPVDFHSSIVFIMINNREMKTWKSRMKIGLNSLLESDYIQKKKLPQFVVGVGKFIENVSHMDKSYRTALETIKIQHHLGGRANSCFYEDLHIYRIISLIHKYNDLYEVVMEYLEPVLQYDEKYNGNLLETLKVYLACNGSKKETAQTLFVVRQTLYHRIQKLESLLGEDFMNPEKRLAIEFMIKAYEYLQSQSMENKYVQHDRLRRL; encoded by the coding sequence ATGAAGACTCCTACATTAACGGTTTCTGATATTCTAAAGCGGAAACATTTTGAACATGTTGAAGTGGTTGCAGGGCATAATGGGCTCAACCGCACTGTAAAATGGGTTCATGTTGTCGAGGTTGCGAAAATCCATCATCTGTTAAACGGAAAAGAGCTGATTTTATCTACTGGGGTAGGATGGAAGGAAAATAAGGAACTGTTTCGATCGTTTGTAGAACAGCTTATCAACTGTGACGCTTCGGGATTATGTATTGAAATCGGTATGCATACTCCTTCTGTTCCGCAAGAAGTAATCGATTTAGCGAATGCGCATCACTTTCCGATCATTCTCTTTCTCAAAGAAGTGCCTTTCGTTGAGATCACCCAAGACATCCACACTTATTTAATTAACCAACACTATGAAATCATCTCCGGACTAGAATCATATTCACAGCAATTAAACAAAAAATTACTTTCAATGGACCATTATAGTGAAATTTTAAAACTATTGCACCACTATTCGGGACATCAAGTGGTTTTTAAAATAAACGGCAGAGAGGTGGAGATATTTCCTAAATATAGCAAAACATTTAAGGAAGAACAGTTGATAGTTGACGACAACGCAGCTTCCAAGAAAAGAGTGGCCACCCAACCGATCCAATTTCTCGGGAATGAATATGCCGAGCTATCCATTGTGTCAACCGGAAAGGAAATCAGCGAATTTGATCTGCTGATTTTGGATCGTACGGCAACTGCGCTGGCACAGCATCTGCTTCGTGATTTGTATGTCGATGAAAAAAAGAGAGTAGAAGAAAATGAGTGGTTGAAAAGCTGGCTAGAGGGAGAGCATCCCATTGAAAATGTGTTTAGTTATTTGGCTGAGTATGGGGCAGAGCCAAATCCAAAAGGAGGGACAGTGCTTGTTGTCCGTTTTAAATCTTCAATGAAGCAATGCTCGAATTTAGACATGATTTATTTTAAAATGCTATGCCGGACGATTTTTGAACAACAAGGTTTTTCGACATTTCCTGTCGATTTTCACAGCAGCATCGTATTTATTATGATCAATAACAGGGAAATGAAAACATGGAAAAGTCGAATGAAAATAGGACTGAATTCTTTGCTTGAATCGGATTATATTCAAAAGAAGAAATTACCTCAATTTGTTGTCGGGGTCGGAAAATTTATCGAAAATGTTTCTCATATGGACAAAAGTTATCGGACGGCTTTAGAGACGATCAAAATTCAACATCATCTTGGCGGCAGAGCCAATAGCTGTTTTTATGAGGATTTGCATATCTATCGAATTATTTCCCTTATTCATAAATACAATGATTTGTATGAAGTTGTCATGGAATACTTAGAGCCTGTTCTTCAATACGATGAAAAATATAATGGAAACTTGTTGGAAACGTTAAAGGTATATTTGGCGTGTAACGGTTCAAAAAAAGAAACCGCACAAACACTATTTGTCGTTAGGCAAACGCTGTATCATCGAATCCAAAAACTAGAGTCGCTTTTAGGAGAGGATTTTATGAATCCGGAAAAACGGCTCGCTATTGAGTTTATGATCAAGGCATATGAATATTTACAATCGCAAAGTATGGAAAACAAATATGTGCAGCATGATCGGTTGCGAAGATTGTAA